In Rosa rugosa chromosome 4, drRosRugo1.1, whole genome shotgun sequence, the genomic stretch TTTTTACCTCAACAGAAAAGTCATCAGTCAATTTTAGCgaaaatatattttcaataCCAGCTTGTACAGAGATTTTGATAAAAGTATGGAAGTTTGATTTTCATAGCTGAAGTATCGTCCTTTCTGGAATTTATAACAGGTGAGTGCTTGTTTTGAAATTTAGTTAAAGATGAAGCTGCTGCTGTTGCATTAGTGATGCTTCAGTTCAATAGAGGTACTACTACATGCTACCACAGACCAGAttagtaaaataaaaaagggtTAAAACTCAAATCTGCTTTACTTTTCTAATGTTTCCATTGAGCTACTACCATAACCGTTTACGTTTTCAACAACATTGTCAACTATCACAGGGGTGGAGAGGAGAAAAACTCGGGAAAAACATGACCATTaactaaagaacaaaaaaaaaatgaataagatGAAATTCCCTTCTCACAATGGTTAATACCAAGAATTATTTCAAATACAAATTCTCAAAACTTAGATCGCGCTATAAAATTAAAGCCATAAACAACCATCAGTTAACAACATATCGTACTGCGGATTTTTCTATTCTCATACGATGATGTTGATGTTCTACTATGATGTACCTGTATGAATAATAGAATGGACGAAGCAAAGAATAaaattgagaaaagaaaaaaaaaacccagaaattagaTCCAATCTAACATGAAAATTCATAAACACATAATATGAAGCACGCCCAAGTCTCTGAATTACCCAGACCCAGGAAATCACCAATcacacaggaaaaaaaaaaatcacaaaacgtAGCAAGGAATTCAAGAAAACTAACATAATCTAACtatactatacccaagtatcaATACACAAAACGAAGCAAAGAATTCATTACCTGATTGAGTGATTGTTGTGAAGTCTGATGAACCTGCAAAATTAAGAGAGCAGTGGGAGTTGGAGAACGGTCAGGAGGATCAATTGATTTCTGGAGTTTTGTAGCTTCACCGTCAAATTAATCTATTTGCCaagtttctctctttctctatgtAGAGTTGAGAGCGAGAGCTGCAGTTGCTGCTGTTCGGTTTAGGAGGAGGCAGAAGCCAGAAAGGAgaaaggaggaagagagagagagagagagagagagagaggtgaatgGCAGAGTTGCAAAAAGTTATAAACGAAGGGCAAAATAGTCTTTTCAAATTCCCAGTGAACAGCCCTACAGTGCCACTCACGTTTAGTATCTTCTAGTAAATTTGAAGTGAGGGCAAAAGCGGCACTCCACTTCGAGAGCGAAAGTATTGTTAAATGAAGAGGAGAAATAAAACACCAACGCAACAATTTTAGTAAATTGCGAACAACGACGCAGAAAATGCTCAAGTCATTGGCCGCCAAAAGTTCCCTCCACCTCTATCtccaccaaaaccaaaacccaaaaaccctcCACCTCCTCCGCCACCTCACCACCCTCAATGCCTTCCCTCCCCAAACCCCGCTGTGGCCCCCACAAAAGTACAAATGGAGCATATGCACACAtctttttttagaagaaaataaTAGAAAACTGCAGTTAACCTGATACACTTCGGCTAGCCACAAGAGCGCACATCGCTCACGTTCTTGAACAGAAGATCCTCCAACAATAGATCCAAAAACAGATCCACCTGCCTATATTTTGAATGATTAGTATATGTCCATCatttaatttaaacaaaaaagagtAAACTCAGTTTAATTTCACTTCAAACCCTACTAATAAAGTTGAACCATTACAGCATCAAGACATTAGTCACATTAAAACTCTAAAGAAACTAACAATCAAAATTAAAGGAGAACTACCCTGGCAAAGTTATTCACAACTAAACTGACTATTTTTCTGAGGCAAAAATTAAACTGAAAACCAACAACCTCCACAATGTCTTCAAAGGTACTAGAGGACACAATGAAATATCTACAAAATCCATATCAAGCAAAGCACAATATATATAAAGTTAAGCTTGATATCAGAGACTACATTTCAATGGCAAAAAGCGCATTCATGGTAACTGTGTACCAATATCAAGACCTACTTTCTTTGGGGTCGGAGAGTGATATTCACAGTATATGGTGACAAAAATTCTACTACTACTTTTTTACAAGGTTAGTTTATCAGGCCAATACGTATTATTTGGAAATTGATTATTTGATACCATCATATAAGTTGTTCATAACAAGCATCTAGGTAATATTGTAATCATGATCGAGTTTATTTGGCAATTATACGCTGTAACAACTTGTAATAACCATTCCAGACATGAACATCAATTATTGGAAAGGTAAAGGTGGCAGCAACATAACTCGTAATAGAAGTAAACATTCTTGATCAACTATTCATTTAGGTAGCTTTCTTGATGCAAATGAATGAAGATGTACTCCTCGATAACTTGCTGAGGATACAAACATCATGTGAAATTAGTTGTCAACTCACATTCATCAAACAAAAGTGTCCAACATATTCTAGCTTCTAAGTAACAACTTTTACAATACTAGGTCTTCTAGTGATACATCTTGCAAATAATACATATTATATGCAATTAATGTTACTCCTCTCTAAAGTATGTGTTTGATAATAGCACAATAGTGTATTTTTTACCCGATTTAGCTTAATGCATTCGTCGAGCCATCTTACAGTTCGATCAACCGAGGTCTTGTTCCTCTTATCAGACACCCATGCAGGAACTTCATCCGCCAAAGCGGTCCATATATTAGGCTTTAACGAAAAAATCAATTCAACATACTCTACAGGCTTAACCTACAAACACATAAAAACCAATTGTAAATTCACTACATTaacacaaaaacaaattaaGAGTACATGGAAACCAATATGTTCATGAGGGCACTTACCAAACTGTGACCATAGGGAGTCTCGAAAGATGCTCCCAATTTATTGGTGCTGTTACATTCTGGGAGACATTGAATAGAATCTCTCGGAATGGCTACGAATCCGTGGTCCGGCAAACCTAGCATCTTATGCAATCCTCCTATTTTCGATATTGCACTACGCCAATAATatgatcagacgacagtttttcactgtcgtctgatacccctCTTTGATGTTGACTGAGTGAGTGTCGTCTGATAGAGGTATCAGACAACAGCGagattctgtcgtctgaagaaaatttggacaagagcaagaactaacaaagctgttgtctgaacaccagaaaAGATAATAGACAACTTAAAATAGCTATTGTCCAAAGTGAATTAAGTCAGCAGAATCTAAAGAAAAGGAACTTCTGAGGTCATTAAGACAACATAACTTATAGTGTAACATTGTCTGTTAAAGTTTCACACTATTTTTCTCATAGTAAACTCTTGTGTGTtgtttaatcagacaacagctttctgggttttgcagTTATTGAAGTTTATTTCCAACCATAGTTTTCCTAGTATGATGTACTAGTTAATGAAGTGAGACAATAGTTTCTTTGTACTCTTTgttgttttcatttgtttcacacaacagaatatgTACCTTTGTCATTGTGTTTTACAATGTTGGGCAATAGAACCAGTTTAAAAGATATTGTTGTTATGTTgtacagacaacagttttttcatttgatttttttgGTGCTCAATTGTAAGacaatggttttctggtgaAATTGCATTGTCTAAGATTGGATAATATATAAGACATACATTCTAGATATTGCATCTAACAAAAACTTATCAATCAATGCATCCACAAACACATCCAATATTGATGCCAAAAGATTTCCATTAATTCCAACAAGATCTACAATATTCCATTAGCAGTATTCATTCCAATAACATCAACACAGTATTCATCCAGAAAACTCCATTATGCATTGATGGTACAGTTTAACCACAACTAATTGAAGCTTGAGGCAATGCAGGGAGGATTCGAGATGGATTTGTAGCAGGAACTGGTTCTATATACATCTGCACAGCTGCAATTTCCTTTGTCTTGGAGGTTTGTGGTTGGTGACATTCACAGTTTTAGGAGGCCTATAGCAGCTGCAAGCTTTAATCCATCAAGGGAAAGATTAAGATATCAAATGTTTTCAAGTCAACATTGAAGTAACTGATATGTAAACATAAAGTAGACTAGATAGAAAGGATGTCTTAGGAACAGGTTTTGCAAACTTTAGCTAGAAGAACTTTTTGTCTCTATACTGGAATTATACTCAAATGGCTAGCTAAATAACACAAAGGAATCAATAGCATGTTACTACACAATAATAGGTCGAATGATTCTTAGAGTGCATGACTTTCATTTTCTTTACCCTCCAAAAACAGAGGTATTTTTTCAGAAATCATCTTAGCTTAAATAACGGATGAACTTCAAATGTTCCACAAAGCCAACAGACTAAAGAGGACCAGCTGTTGAAATTTTGTTTCTATATAGTAGAGAAAAATCCAACAACATGTAGGGACCCTTCCCACTCCTTTCTATTTGTTCTTACCCTTAACTAGAAGTAAACCAAAATGAAGTTGCGAAACTAGCTACGGAACCAGAAGAGCTCAAACCTAATTTCAAACATCCATAGAAAATCAAGAATGATTCTTTCGCCACAGAACAAATTACAGAGCTAAAAAGTAAGAACCAGTCAAGGAGCTCACCTTGTGTTTGATACAATGCCTCAGTCAACGAGCAAAGCCTCCCTTGATCAATGGCCGAATCTCCGGCCAAAGATGAAACCAAACGCCTTCGGCACTGCGTTAAAACACATTAATAaactgaaattgatgaagaaaatggATTAAAGAGGTGAGCTCACCCGTGCTTACCAGGCCTAGCAAGCTAGAAGAGTAGTAAAATCTTCAAATACTTGAATAATTTCAAGCACAAGATGCCCAGAAAGAAAAGCACAAATTCATAACCACTCTCCTCTGCTTTAGTACTCAAACTAATCCATTCAAGATCCACAGGACCTCCAAATTCAGAAAACGCAAATCAAAATCCATAATCTTTAGAATTGAAGCTTCTTGACAAAGAGAAGAGTTCAAAGCTTACTGAATCAAAGCGATGACGGAGGTATTGCGAGATGGTGGCCAGAAACTAAAGAAGGCTAGGGAGCAGCAGCGTCGCGGATTGGAGGATTGCGTGCAAAGGCAGGAGTGGGTGCACGACGATGCTGGCCATGGGTTTTGATCGGATTGAGTTGCTGgttcgattggtggtggcggtgtagTGCATTGGTGACCGAAAATAGTTTCCTCAAACGATGGCAAGGAGAAGTggaaggagagaggagagaattaGCCGTGCGGctaaggaagagagagagtgtgCTGGGTTTCTAGGGTTAGTTCCTTTAAATACTAGTCAACATCAAAGTAAAATTTGGTCGAACGGAGGGAAAGGgtgaaaatttaaaatttggCTAAGTGTTAAATTTAACTTGGGCGTGCCAACATTTTGAACTCTACAACTCATACAACATCAATTTAAGTACATTGTTTGAAAGAGAGTGGCACAATGAACaactaaaaactgttgtgtgaatcaaacaatcagacgacatatttttcaaccattgtattaatAGTAATTGCACAATAGCAATGTAATAAGAGTTTTCTGAGTAAATTTATTCAGACGACATCAAatttcaaccattgtctgaataacaATGAAACAACATCAACATTTATTATGTTGTCTGAAACTAGCTATTTAGACAACACCAACCTGAAAATCTGTTGTCCCTTTAAGAAATGCGGACAACATCACACCTATTTTACAATAACTGTTGTATGATTGAATCATACATAATAGAataattcttgctgtcgtctgaatttttcagacgacagaaaaaatGTGCGCAGTTGTCTGATgcgtgttgtctgattcaattATTGGCGTATTGTTGTCTGAGGTGAGATGCCTTCTAAGTTGCCAGAATGGTAGAAATGTTAAGTTTGTTGTCAGAACCCAATTCAGAAACATTTAGAATGCAATTTTAGAAAAGGGTGGAGAGTAGAAGTACTTACAAGTAAAGGGAGCTAAGATGGAGGAGATGGGAGTCAGGGGAAAGGAAGAGAAGGGAGAAGGTCAGGGGGTATGAAAAGGGGCAGGCCCTTTCGGGTGGAGAGGAGAAGAGCAGGGGTCTCTATTGGGTTCGGGCAGCTGCCCAGCTGGAGTACCCCTACTCGTGCTCTTCCACTGCTCCATGTCTTCACTGCGAATTTCATGGTTCTATGTTGTTTGGCCAAAGATAAAAGGAGTCGGaaagaatgagaaagagagagagaatagcgGTAGAGCGGTTTAGGCAGGGTTTTGATTGGGTTACTTTCTATGGTCTCCccgaaaagaaacaaaaaaaaatgaaaaaaaattactatAATACTACTTTATTTGGGTGTGTTAATAACAATTtacaaaaaaatgaagattgATGTTCGAGTGttattaataataatttttaaaaaaCCGGTATCTTGAGATTGAATTTTACTACGGATGCGATTGTGGAAGTCGGTCACCCATTGCAAGCTGGTAGAGTTTGGGATAATGGATTACCATT encodes the following:
- the LOC133744525 gene encoding uncharacterized protein LOC133744525, with product MLGLPDHGFVAIPRDSIQCLPECNSTNKLGASFETPYGHSLVKPVEYVELIFSLKPNIWTALADEVPAWVSDKRNKTSVDRTVRWLDECIKLNRAGGSVFGSIVGGSSVQERERCALLWLAEVYQRGLGREGIEGGEVAEEVEGFWVLVLVEIEVEGTFGGQ